In one Candidatus Cloacimonadota bacterium genomic region, the following are encoded:
- a CDS encoding LemA family protein: MKKGLIVLLVIILIIVFAASWFISRYNKIQREKVNVETAWAQVENVYQSRYDLVPNLVATVQGAADFERETLTQVTEARAQMGGKINLPPEALSDPTAFQQFQANQAGLSNALSRLMVVVEKYPDIKANQNFLQLQAQLEGIENRIRTERMRYNDAAKLYNQMIVVFPNNIIAGMIGAKSFQFFTADAEAQRAPQVQFD, from the coding sequence ATGAAGAAAGGACTTATCGTTCTACTAGTGATAATACTGATAATCGTGTTTGCGGCAAGCTGGTTTATCAGTAGATACAATAAAATCCAACGGGAAAAAGTAAATGTAGAGACAGCCTGGGCACAGGTGGAAAACGTTTACCAATCCCGCTATGACTTGGTTCCCAATCTTGTTGCAACAGTTCAAGGAGCGGCTGATTTTGAACGGGAGACACTTACTCAAGTTACCGAAGCCAGAGCTCAGATGGGCGGGAAAATTAACCTTCCCCCGGAAGCCTTGTCAGACCCTACTGCATTCCAGCAGTTTCAAGCCAATCAAGCAGGGTTATCCAATGCACTTAGTCGCCTCATGGTGGTGGTAGAAAAATATCCGGACATCAAAGCCAACCAGAATTTCTTGCAGTTACAAGCTCAGTTGGAAGGCATCGAAAACCGCATCCGTACGGAAAGAATGCGCTATAATGATGCTGCAAAGCTCTACAATCAGATGATTGTGGTATTTCCCAACAATATCATCGCCGGCATGATCGGAGCCAAATCCTTCCAGTTCTTTACTGCCGATGCAGAAGCCCAGCGTGCCCCTCAAGTGCAATTTGATTAA
- a CDS encoding phosphatase PAP2 family protein — MSSSHILIPSAMMAISAILFAIFDWDVDVQTFYYRDGWYMNESGWLKLIYHYGNIPALIVSIAALFFFFRSFKTSSIHTKYRKLYLFMVLSIILGPGLIVNSALKDNWGRPRPRDLEIFGGRYNYEAPLQIDKSTPGKSFPCGHATMGFYFFATALVCGLWKRRYYVMVNLFALFYGSIIGWVRLMQGGHFLSDVIFSGAIVYVSTHGLWRVMKLDIQPYYIVGQKRIVLRKWHKVFIAAVGAMIIFAVMLATPYNKSKTIKFDETDHAFVEYRLQKANVSVSFSDSTHIFTQASGFGFPGSKIKLVKRETADSLYITQSLKGLFTELNNELKIVVDSTAIELFTLVLVEGMVEISADPHIMNKMDTEMTPEAVWKVDKRFRIRAPQILFTTD; from the coding sequence TTGTCATCTTCACACATATTGATCCCTTCGGCTATGATGGCCATCAGTGCTATATTATTCGCCATCTTTGACTGGGATGTAGATGTGCAAACCTTCTATTATAGAGACGGATGGTATATGAATGAATCCGGTTGGTTGAAACTGATATACCATTATGGAAACATCCCCGCTCTGATAGTGAGCATCGCTGCTCTGTTCTTCTTTTTCCGATCCTTTAAAACTAGTTCAATACACACAAAATACCGGAAGTTGTATCTCTTTATGGTACTAAGCATTATCCTGGGTCCAGGGCTGATAGTGAACAGTGCTTTAAAAGATAATTGGGGCCGTCCACGTCCCCGGGATTTGGAAATATTTGGCGGACGTTACAACTATGAAGCTCCCCTGCAAATCGATAAATCTACTCCAGGGAAGTCTTTCCCCTGCGGTCATGCCACAATGGGTTTCTATTTCTTTGCGACAGCTCTGGTATGCGGACTGTGGAAGCGAAGATACTATGTGATGGTAAACCTCTTTGCGCTATTCTATGGTAGTATTATCGGCTGGGTTCGCTTAATGCAGGGAGGGCATTTCCTTAGTGATGTAATCTTTTCGGGGGCAATCGTCTATGTCTCTACACATGGTTTGTGGCGGGTGATGAAACTGGATATACAGCCATATTACATAGTAGGGCAGAAGCGCATAGTATTGAGGAAATGGCATAAAGTCTTTATAGCAGCCGTGGGAGCGATGATTATTTTTGCAGTAATGCTTGCTACTCCCTACAACAAGAGTAAGACAATTAAGTTTGATGAGACAGATCATGCTTTTGTGGAGTATCGACTGCAAAAAGCAAATGTTAGTGTATCTTTCTCGGATTCCACCCATATATTTACTCAAGCTAGTGGTTTTGGTTTTCCCGGATCCAAAATCAAGCTTGTGAAGCGTGAAACTGCAGATTCACTCTACATTACTCAATCCCTCAAAGGTCTGTTTACTGAACTGAATAACGAGCTAAAAATTGTTGTAGATAGTACTGCTATAGAACTCTTTACTTTGGTTCTCGTAGAAGGCATGGTCGAGATATCCGCAGATCCGCACATTATGAATAAAATGGATACAGAGATGACCCCGGAAGCAGTATGGAAAGTCGACAAGAGATTCAGAATTAGAGCTCCTCAAATACTCTTCACCACCGATTAG
- a CDS encoding 30S ribosomal protein S1 — MLNHDQNPVDPEIILEGEDTASKSTEVETVLENNEEPKQEEATPEAEVIEPEEAVEATIQETEPEAVTTETEPQVALSPEEREHEDMLSMYEESFSNFKVGEIIEGTIVDISDKEVRVDIGFKSEGVIPISEFAYSGPPERYSKIRVYINKIESGDGRLQLSKKKADYQENIERIKKANENGNAIPGIIRRRVKGGMIVEVYGIEGFLPGSQMSLKPIPNLDQFIGKELQFKVVNLDEEHSNIILSRRAVMEEEAAQKREELLGKIEIDSELEGEVKNITQYGAFIDLGGIDGLLHLTDMSWGKLNHPSEMLAIGDKVKVKVINFDPESNKISLGLKQLVPHPWENIEIKYPEGTRITGKVVSVKSFGAFVELEPGVEGLVHISEMSWTKKITDARKILKNGDTINAIVLELDKENKRISLGMKQMDPNPWLTIEDRYPIGSVLKRKVKSLTAFGAFVEIEEGIDGLVHISDISWTKRIYHPREVFRKGQEVETIILSIDKAQHRIALGVKQLAPDPWETLNQNLPVNSEVIGKISKLIPKGVLVDIPMNEDVVEGFIPISHLALAKLEHSEDAFHVGEDLPLKVIELDMENRRLILSVKAFFFSRDPKLQEEYIAIHEQYMRDRIARLQKKKAEKQQREKQAAETEAAQKEREETTRAIPEATDIEANEYAPVETIADIQAEEPIVEIPSEEAEEIPVEETVEAPVEKIVEVPAEEPAETPTEEAADEVNNQE; from the coding sequence ATGTTAAATCATGATCAAAACCCAGTCGATCCCGAGATCATACTCGAAGGTGAAGACACAGCGTCGAAATCAACGGAAGTAGAAACAGTGCTCGAAAACAACGAAGAGCCGAAACAAGAAGAAGCAACCCCTGAAGCAGAAGTAATTGAACCTGAAGAAGCTGTTGAAGCAACGATCCAGGAAACAGAACCGGAAGCCGTAACGACCGAAACAGAACCACAAGTAGCTCTCAGCCCTGAAGAAAGGGAACATGAAGACATGCTGAGCATGTATGAAGAGTCATTCTCCAATTTCAAAGTTGGCGAGATTATCGAAGGCACTATAGTGGATATCTCAGATAAGGAAGTCCGCGTAGACATTGGCTTCAAAAGCGAGGGAGTGATCCCGATATCCGAATTTGCCTATAGCGGTCCTCCGGAACGTTACAGCAAGATCAGAGTGTATATCAACAAGATTGAGAGTGGTGACGGTCGCCTGCAGCTTTCCAAAAAGAAAGCCGATTACCAAGAAAACATCGAGCGCATCAAGAAAGCTAACGAAAATGGGAATGCCATACCAGGCATTATCCGTCGTCGCGTAAAGGGCGGAATGATTGTAGAGGTTTACGGCATCGAAGGATTCCTTCCCGGAAGCCAGATGTCTTTGAAGCCCATTCCCAATCTTGATCAATTCATTGGTAAAGAGTTGCAGTTCAAAGTGGTGAATCTGGATGAAGAACATAGCAATATTATCCTTTCCCGCCGCGCTGTAATGGAAGAAGAAGCAGCGCAGAAACGAGAAGAACTGCTGGGCAAGATAGAGATCGATTCCGAATTGGAGGGTGAAGTGAAAAACATCACCCAATACGGCGCTTTTATCGATCTGGGCGGTATCGACGGCCTTCTGCATCTTACAGATATGTCTTGGGGCAAGCTCAATCACCCCTCCGAAATGCTTGCTATCGGCGACAAAGTAAAAGTGAAAGTGATCAATTTCGATCCTGAAAGCAATAAAATATCTCTGGGACTGAAGCAATTAGTACCTCATCCGTGGGAGAACATTGAGATCAAGTACCCGGAAGGAACACGTATTACGGGAAAAGTGGTAAGCGTGAAGAGTTTCGGCGCTTTTGTAGAACTGGAACCCGGTGTGGAAGGATTGGTACATATCAGTGAAATGAGCTGGACCAAGAAGATTACCGATGCCCGCAAGATACTGAAGAATGGCGATACAATCAATGCCATAGTACTTGAACTGGACAAGGAAAACAAGCGTATTTCCCTTGGTATGAAGCAGATGGATCCCAATCCCTGGCTTACTATAGAAGATCGTTATCCCATAGGATCAGTACTGAAACGTAAGGTAAAGAGCCTCACTGCTTTCGGCGCATTCGTCGAGATTGAAGAAGGCATCGACGGATTGGTGCATATCTCCGATATTAGCTGGACCAAACGCATCTATCATCCCCGTGAGGTGTTTCGCAAAGGCCAGGAAGTAGAGACCATTATCCTCTCCATCGACAAAGCTCAACATCGCATTGCCCTTGGCGTAAAGCAACTTGCACCAGATCCTTGGGAAACCCTTAACCAAAACCTGCCCGTGAATTCGGAGGTGATCGGAAAGATCTCCAAACTGATTCCGAAGGGTGTTTTAGTGGATATTCCCATGAACGAAGATGTGGTGGAGGGATTTATCCCGATCTCGCATCTGGCTCTGGCAAAACTTGAGCACAGCGAAGACGCTTTCCATGTTGGTGAAGATCTACCCCTCAAAGTAATCGAACTAGATATGGAGAACCGCAGACTTATCCTGTCCGTAAAAGCATTCTTCTTCTCTCGTGATCCCAAGCTCCAGGAAGAATACATCGCAATCCACGAACAATACATGCGCGACCGCATTGCCAGATTGCAAAAAAAGAAAGCCGAGAAACAGCAGCGTGAAAAACAGGCAGCTGAAACCGAGGCCGCACAGAAAGAACGCGAAGAAACCACCAGGGCTATTCCAGAAGCGACAGATATCGAAGCAAATGAATACGCTCCAGTAGAAACAATAGCTGACATTCAAGCCGAAGAGCCAATTGTGGAAATCCCCAGCGAGGAAGCAGAAGAGATCCCCGTAGAAGAAACAGTAGAAGCTCCTGTAGAAAAGATTGTGGAAGTTCCGGCTGAAGAACCTGCAGAAACACCCACAGAAGAAGCTGCAGATGAGGTCAATAACCAAGAATAA
- the ispH gene encoding 4-hydroxy-3-methylbut-2-enyl diphosphate reductase, producing MQIRLACYSGFCFGVRRAIQLAKEAVQKGNKVYSLGELIHNPQYVQELQSKELKMANSAKELHNSVVIIRSHGITKEEYDVLIAQGNTIVDATCPYVARTHELVKQANAEGYPVLILGDPKHPEVIGMKSFGDANTIVVAPGEPVPDIMANRICVISQTTQKLEHLRTLVTQLIPKVIELKIHNTICLATGQRQNSSAELAKVSDMMVVIGGKQSSNTRMLAKVCSEYCPTIHTETGEELSAESFGDKQRIGLAAGASTPEAQIVDVYNRILKINGEECLATGIQNIPLFKEESC from the coding sequence ATGCAGATAAGATTGGCATGTTATTCTGGGTTCTGTTTTGGAGTAAGACGAGCCATCCAGCTTGCCAAGGAAGCAGTGCAAAAAGGGAATAAAGTATATAGTTTGGGCGAACTGATTCACAATCCCCAATATGTGCAAGAGCTTCAATCCAAAGAGTTAAAAATGGCTAATTCTGCTAAAGAATTGCATAACAGTGTGGTGATTATACGTTCTCACGGCATCACCAAAGAAGAATACGACGTTTTGATAGCACAAGGCAACACAATTGTGGATGCCACATGCCCTTATGTAGCCAGGACTCATGAATTGGTAAAACAAGCGAATGCAGAGGGCTATCCGGTCCTAATCCTGGGAGACCCCAAGCATCCTGAAGTAATCGGGATGAAAAGCTTTGGTGACGCCAATACCATTGTAGTAGCGCCTGGTGAGCCTGTGCCAGATATAATGGCAAATCGAATCTGCGTGATCTCTCAGACTACTCAGAAACTTGAGCACCTGAGGACGTTGGTTACGCAGTTGATACCCAAAGTGATCGAGTTGAAGATTCATAACACAATCTGCCTGGCTACAGGCCAACGGCAGAATTCCAGTGCAGAACTGGCCAAAGTAAGCGATATGATGGTGGTTATTGGAGGAAAACAAAGCTCCAATACTAGAATGCTGGCTAAAGTATGCTCGGAATACTGCCCTACTATCCACACTGAGACAGGTGAAGAACTATCTGCCGAAAGCTTTGGAGATAAGCAACGAATCGGGCTTGCAGCTGGAGCCAGTACTCCGGAAGCGCAGATTGTAGATGTGTACAATAGAATTTTGAAAATAAATGGGGAGGAATGCCTAGCAACCGGTATTCAGAATATCCCCTTGTTTAAGGAGGAATCATGTTAA
- the cmk gene encoding (d)CMP kinase: protein MSRIIIAIDGPAASGKSTAAKLLAGKLGYVYLDTGAMYRACGLAAKQSNTDIEDPQALSILMNSINIEIQYNEQGNRTILNHIDVSQAIREPEISRLASAISAKRLVREKMVELQRQMGKNSGVILDGRDIGTVVFPQAELKFFLIAPVEVRAKRRYLELKEKGLNPDYEVVLREMEERDKADSSRALAPLVPASDAIQIDTGSLTIDGQVDLLYCHYLKRMDELCR, encoded by the coding sequence ATGAGTAGAATTATAATCGCAATCGATGGACCTGCCGCCTCCGGTAAGAGTACTGCTGCGAAGCTTTTAGCTGGCAAGCTGGGCTATGTTTATCTGGATACAGGCGCAATGTATCGCGCTTGTGGGCTTGCCGCAAAGCAGAGTAATACCGACATTGAAGATCCCCAGGCATTATCCATACTGATGAACTCGATAAATATCGAAATCCAATACAATGAACAAGGTAATCGTACAATTCTGAACCATATAGATGTGTCTCAAGCAATCCGGGAACCAGAGATATCCCGTCTGGCTTCAGCAATCTCCGCGAAAAGATTGGTGCGTGAGAAAATGGTCGAACTACAGAGACAGATGGGTAAAAACAGTGGTGTGATCTTGGATGGAAGGGACATTGGAACCGTGGTCTTTCCCCAAGCAGAATTGAAGTTCTTTTTGATTGCCCCGGTAGAAGTGAGGGCAAAACGAAGGTATCTGGAACTGAAGGAAAAAGGTCTGAATCCCGATTATGAAGTAGTGCTGCGAGAAATGGAAGAAAGAGATAAAGCGGACAGTTCCAGGGCATTGGCACCTCTAGTACCAGCCTCTGATGCAATCCAGATTGATACTGGTTCCTTGACCATAGATGGACAGGTGGACCTGCTTTATTGTCATTACTTGAAACGTATGGACGAGTTATGCAGATAA
- a CDS encoding tetratricopeptide repeat protein, whose amino-acid sequence MKKDLTEEKAKHIFGLLNELTKAERSRSVEIIHEVEEYLEETDFESKEVVKINTLIGLARYHINGRDANAAEDVLQRALQIAEEINDPDEIFHVQSTLAITYSMRGDHLKAINIWEDMLTQVDKDSTSWISLTNNLVVAYGFTKQFIRAVDLCFELLEEMERRNVDPDDMVPAYINLGNAYGPLRSFDKSLKAYQKALELAIETKNLPYQSYVYGNMARVHADLEDYEQSYDCAMKALEISRNYYGESHIADTLSTVASACVKLGRFDEAKQHLDEALSIIDAETDVMGYTNILVIMSTLMMKQGQYEEAIKPLNEAEMLSKDSDVLQIKVTIRKLFNEYYVAKEDFKNANKAMNELLDLQEEQYKDISERMISKQEAEYLRRKIEEQKESYRHKNEELEKSNKLIKKQSRQLVKSNRELEASLSMLNRLISILSHDVRGPAANSAAALDLILDGSIGKDAVNDLISHVKDNLDAVTDLLAEMMLWIESRSFRKDVDRLMQNVAVKSLLEQVVKFSRGQVHQKQIQVNLQCEPDTIKSYTEPNILKIVLRNILSNAIKYSHQGGTIDITCEQQPKYVELCIRDNGIGMSKKEVASLLKEKSKPREGTNQEMGMGMGLRLCLGYLKILGVDYEINSEEQKGTEFVLYLQKAKKT is encoded by the coding sequence ATGAAGAAAGATCTTACTGAAGAAAAAGCAAAACATATATTCGGACTACTGAATGAGCTTACCAAAGCTGAGCGGAGCAGATCGGTCGAGATCATCCACGAAGTGGAAGAGTACTTGGAAGAAACAGATTTCGAGTCCAAAGAGGTTGTGAAAATCAATACCTTGATTGGTTTGGCGCGCTATCATATAAACGGTAGGGATGCAAATGCTGCAGAAGATGTTTTACAAAGAGCACTGCAAATTGCCGAAGAAATAAACGATCCAGATGAAATCTTTCATGTTCAGTCCACTCTTGCCATCACATATTCCATGCGGGGTGATCATTTGAAAGCCATAAATATATGGGAAGATATGCTTACACAAGTGGACAAGGATAGCACAAGTTGGATTTCTCTCACAAACAACCTTGTCGTGGCCTATGGTTTTACCAAGCAGTTTATCAGAGCTGTGGACTTATGTTTTGAACTTTTGGAGGAAATGGAACGCAGAAATGTAGATCCTGATGATATGGTCCCCGCGTATATTAATCTGGGAAATGCATATGGTCCGCTCAGAAGTTTCGATAAATCCCTAAAAGCTTACCAAAAAGCTCTAGAGCTTGCAATCGAGACGAAAAATTTGCCCTATCAAAGCTATGTGTACGGCAATATGGCACGTGTACATGCAGATCTAGAGGATTATGAGCAATCATACGATTGTGCTATGAAAGCTCTGGAGATCAGCAGGAATTACTATGGAGAGTCGCATATTGCGGATACATTGAGTACTGTCGCTTCCGCCTGTGTGAAGTTGGGTCGTTTTGACGAGGCAAAGCAGCATCTGGATGAAGCATTGTCAATTATCGATGCAGAGACTGATGTAATGGGCTATACCAATATTCTGGTCATCATGAGTACCTTAATGATGAAACAGGGGCAATATGAGGAAGCAATAAAGCCTCTGAATGAAGCCGAGATGCTAAGCAAAGACTCCGATGTATTGCAGATCAAAGTAACCATCCGTAAGCTCTTTAATGAATACTATGTAGCCAAGGAGGATTTTAAGAATGCCAACAAAGCCATGAATGAACTTTTGGACTTGCAGGAAGAACAGTATAAAGATATTTCCGAACGCATGATTTCAAAACAAGAAGCGGAGTACTTGCGCCGGAAAATCGAGGAGCAAAAAGAATCTTATCGCCACAAGAATGAAGAATTGGAAAAATCCAATAAGTTAATCAAAAAGCAATCTAGGCAGTTAGTAAAGAGCAACCGGGAATTGGAAGCATCGCTGTCGATGTTGAACCGTTTGATATCCATACTGTCCCACGATGTGAGAGGCCCGGCTGCAAATAGCGCTGCGGCATTGGACCTGATTTTGGACGGCAGCATCGGCAAAGATGCCGTAAACGATCTGATAAGCCATGTTAAAGACAATCTGGACGCTGTTACGGATTTGCTGGCGGAGATGATGCTGTGGATAGAATCCCGTAGTTTTAGAAAAGATGTGGATAGGCTTATGCAAAACGTAGCAGTAAAATCCTTATTGGAGCAAGTAGTTAAGTTCTCAAGGGGACAAGTCCACCAAAAGCAAATTCAAGTGAATCTGCAGTGTGAGCCGGATACTATAAAGTCTTACACCGAACCGAATATCCTCAAAATCGTATTGCGTAACATCCTGAGTAATGCGATTAAGTATAGCCATCAGGGCGGGACTATCGATATTACTTGTGAACAGCAACCGAAGTATGTGGAACTATGTATCAGAGATAACGGTATTGGTATGTCTAAAAAAGAGGTGGCTTCCTTGCTGAAAGAGAAGTCGAAGCCCAGGGAAGGAACCAATCAGGAGATGGGTATGGGAATGGGTTTACGCTTGTGCCTGGGTTATCTCAAGATTCTGGGAGTGGATTATGAAATCAACAGTGAGGAGCAGAAAGGCACGGAATTTGTTCTGTACTTGCAGAAAGCCAAGAAGACTTGA
- a CDS encoding DUF2089 family protein, with the protein MNLANCPICHKELVIREYHCPSCKVSFEGDFSRNWLEGFTASQLEFIKLFLLVQGNLKELQKRLGISYPTVKNRLSEIIGIITREDGGINDYTDILTDLEGGFINVEEAVSMIQKRREQ; encoded by the coding sequence ATGAATCTAGCTAATTGTCCCATATGTCATAAAGAGTTAGTAATCCGTGAGTATCACTGTCCGTCTTGTAAAGTAAGCTTCGAGGGAGACTTCAGTCGCAACTGGCTAGAAGGATTTACCGCATCACAATTGGAGTTTATTAAGCTCTTCCTCCTGGTACAAGGGAATTTAAAAGAGCTTCAGAAGCGTTTAGGTATATCATATCCAACAGTCAAAAACAGGCTGTCCGAGATCATCGGCATCATCACCCGGGAAGATGGTGGCATCAATGATTATACGGACATTTTAACGGATCTGGAAGGAGGATTCATCAATGTGGAGGAAGCTGTAAGCATGATCCAAAAGAGGAGAGAACAATGA
- a CDS encoding DUF4097 family beta strand repeat-containing protein codes for MKTFRIQKKWSQDPLDEIKLSNSIAPMIIEASTDEQIRLEGIISCECSEEDDLDLENYVISSYKKNVFNLDLEDLPFKNRDLKMSQFKLTIPIGVFLTAQTDNYPLSIIGLNNNLKILSENSPVSIRHCEGSIHIKSENGPLKLQNLNGDIFAKMENGSVVAEDITGDGLHVESENGPIKLRLASFKNVQLSTENGPIYYETQPVTGGDFNFTTENGIVHLVLPLRFSFKLSAQSESGRFKSNLDAEVIKDDDTLRIENIFDDEEPTMISINTENGLIKLSSDGHINLDYIKTKMEQIKEALMSVKNKEELDKALDKLNSMMDYLLHSVQSINEDKIRAKVTQAINNMKDMVKDYDFKDAGSVLIGKVDRLSSEIYAGIKEGLRNVKAEFDGFKYEHLNADSLKDYINKVVNSPLIKPYLSSEKKLRESEEIANRSRLKILDMLEAGKITSEEAERLLKAIGKE; via the coding sequence ATGAAGACATTTAGAATTCAGAAAAAATGGTCTCAAGATCCATTGGACGAAATAAAGTTGTCCAATAGTATCGCACCCATGATAATCGAAGCATCAACGGACGAACAGATTCGTCTGGAAGGCATCATTAGCTGTGAATGTAGTGAAGAAGATGATTTAGACTTGGAAAACTACGTGATCTCAAGCTATAAAAAAAATGTTTTTAACTTGGACTTGGAAGACCTTCCCTTCAAAAATCGGGATCTCAAGATGAGCCAGTTCAAACTGACTATCCCTATCGGAGTATTCTTAACTGCCCAAACGGATAACTATCCGCTTAGCATCATCGGGCTCAACAACAATTTGAAGATCCTTAGTGAAAATTCCCCAGTTTCCATCAGGCACTGTGAAGGAAGCATCCACATCAAAAGCGAAAATGGCCCTTTGAAGCTTCAAAACCTCAATGGGGATATCTTTGCCAAAATGGAAAATGGCTCGGTGGTAGCTGAAGATATCACTGGAGATGGTTTGCATGTGGAAAGCGAAAATGGACCCATTAAATTGCGCTTGGCCAGCTTCAAGAATGTGCAGTTATCAACCGAAAACGGCCCCATCTACTATGAAACTCAACCAGTGACAGGTGGAGACTTCAATTTCACTACCGAGAATGGTATCGTTCATCTGGTACTGCCCCTTCGTTTCAGTTTCAAACTTTCAGCTCAGTCCGAGAGTGGAAGATTCAAATCCAATCTTGATGCAGAAGTAATCAAGGATGATGATACGCTTAGAATCGAAAACATCTTTGACGATGAAGAGCCCACCATGATTTCCATCAATACAGAGAATGGCTTGATAAAGCTATCCAGCGATGGGCATATCAATCTGGATTATATTAAGACAAAGATGGAGCAGATTAAAGAAGCTCTGATGAGTGTGAAAAACAAAGAAGAACTAGATAAAGCCTTGGATAAATTGAATTCCATGATGGATTATCTGTTGCATTCAGTACAGTCCATCAATGAAGATAAGATCAGGGCCAAAGTAACTCAAGCCATTAATAATATGAAAGATATGGTCAAAGATTATGATTTTAAGGACGCCGGGAGTGTGTTGATCGGCAAAGTTGACAGACTGAGTTCCGAGATCTATGCTGGCATCAAAGAGGGGCTTCGCAATGTTAAAGCCGAATTTGATGGTTTTAAATATGAACATTTGAATGCAGATTCCTTGAAGGACTACATCAATAAAGTTGTGAATTCTCCGCTGATCAAGCCCTATCTATCTTCCGAAAAGAAGCTCCGGGAATCTGAAGAAATTGCTAATCGCAGTCGGTTAAAAATCCTTGATATGCTGGAAGCAGGTAAAATCACCAGTGAGGAGGCAGAACGGTTGCTCAAAGCCATCGGCAAAGAATAA